In Sphaerospermopsis torques-reginae ITEP-024, the genomic window ATTCTCTGTTGGAATGTATTGTATTTGGAGCGCAGATGGCTGATTTAAAGCTAGAAGTACCGCCAGCAGAGGTTACAGCCCAGGTTAAAGATTTGGACCCTAGTCCGTTGTTTTGTAATTTATCTGTCAGTGCGTGGGAAAATCAAAAAGCACAGTTAGAAAGTATTAGGGAAAAATTGCCGCGTTTAGTCTGGCAAAATGCTGGTATTTGTCGAGAACAATCAAGTTTAGAAAATGCGATCGCTACCATTGAATCTTGGGAGCAGGATTTTACGAGTTTGCCTTTAAGTCAATTCTTGGAAAGTTTACATCCTACAGCAACAGCCAGTTTTAACCTACCAAATATTGACCAACAATTGCGGCTTTGGGCAGAAACTCGTAATTTATTAGATGTAGCTTATTTAATTCTTAAAAGTGCCGCTTTTAGAACCGAAAGCCGGGGCGGACACTACCGCTTAGATTATCCCCAACCAGACTCTGATTGGCAAGTACACACGATGATCCAAAATCATCACTGGTGGAAATCTCAATCCATATTACCAGCTTATCCAAAATCTAATTAGGGTTTGCTGAATAAATCTGAAAACTTTACAGGTAAAGGGTTTTAGCTATTTTGACTTTCAAAAAGTGCAAGCTTTTCTGAGGTGGCAACTGAAAAACCTTGCACTTAATTCCTACTTAAAGAAAAAATCGTTCCTATCCAACTCTTGAAACTGTCACCTGTCACCTGTCACCTGTCACCTGTCACCTGTCACTGGTCTCTCACAGATAACTTTTTCAGCAAACCCTAACTAAGCTTAACGCTAGAGTTAGGGAAAAATTTCAGACGAATTATTGCGCTAGTTTACCGAAAATACTTAAAGTTTTGCGGTCCTGTATAACCAGTAATTTTGGCTAGTTCGTTTAAATTCTGCACACCACCATAGATTTGACCATTAATCACCCAAGAAGGGAAACCTTGAATTTTGGCAGCTTGACACAATGCTGGCTTACCTTTAGGACTGTCTGCTGCACACTCTACAGCTATATTATCGTTGATAATTTTATAAGCTTCTTTACCAAAGAGCAGCTTTTGTTCGTGGCAATGAGGACACCAATAAGCTACATATTCCTTAGCGCCAACTTTAACTAAATGTTCTGCTAAAGCAATTTCTGACTCTCCAGAAGTAGTGGTGATTTCCCAGCCAAATGCAGGGTTAGGGTTTTCCTTGGGAACAAAAGCGGAAATTCGCTGAGGACCATCCGCCGATCCTACAGTGCCATCGGCATTAATACCAGAATAAACTCCCAAGGTGGCAATTAGAGTCACCATACCGACAAGAATAGCGGTAAAGAAGATTTGCCCAATATCTTCCCAGTCACGACCCAAGATGGTGAGGGTAAGCATACTCAAAGCAAACAAAGCCGAAGCGATGCAGTACCAACATAGAGCTTTGAGTTCAAATGCCAGGACATACATTAAATATGCACTAAATACAGTCATGGCGATCGCTCCCATCAAGAGCAACCACCAAGTCAAAAATTCTATTTGTTTAACATTTTTGATCTTGTCTTTTTCTCCTGATTTTAATGTTAAGGGAGCTAAAGCTAATACGAACATACCCACATATCCCAGCAAACCAAACAAAGCTAAAGGCTGTCCAAAAACTGTCCCCCAAGGGCTAGAAAGGACATCAGCACAACCTTTAACGTTTTCTGGAGTAGTACAAAGAGGGCTACCTCCGGTCAGCTTTTCATAGGTGAGATAACCTGTGTTCAGGATACCAAGTCCAGCGATCGCCCCAATGATAGGACGCGACCATTTATGAATCCAAGGAGTAGAACGACGACGAATCATAATTGGTGATTGGTGATTGGTGATTGGTGATTGGTGATTGGTAATTGGTGATTGGTAATTGGTGATTGGTAATTGGTGATTGGTGATTGGTAATTGGTGATTGGTGATTGGTGATTGGTAATTGGTGATTGGTGATTGGTGATTGGTGATTGGTAATTGGTGATTGGTGATTGGTAATTGGTGATTGGTGATTGGAAAACTCTTGTCCCATTACCCATTACCCATTACCCATTACCCATTTACGAATGTAACTTTACTGAGGAATTTGATTTAGGTTCACTTTTAGTATTCCAACTGCGATGAGCAGCTTCTACAAATTGACTGACGCGAATTGGATCAATGGGTTGCGAAATTTGCCCGTGACGTTTTAAAGAACTGGAAACAATCACACCATCAGCAGCTTGCATTAGCGTACCCACATTTTCCCAATCAGCGCCGCTACCGATAAAAACTGGTGTACCAGCAGCCGCACCACTAGCTAATTCTAGATCCTCTAGGTTGGGAGGGCTGCCAGTTGCCCAACCGGATAAAATTACACCATCTGCTAAACCTCTTTCTATTGTGTCTTTTACAGCCACAGTCAGGTTAGGAGAACTTAAAGGACGGGCGTGTTTAACCAGCACATCAGCCAAAATTTTGACATCAGAACCTAATTCTCTACGATAGCGTAGTAATTCATGTGCCTCCCCTTCAATTAATCCTTGATCAGTGGCCATTACCCCTGTGAGGACATTAACCCGGATAAATTGGGCTTTTACACAACTGGCGATCGCCATTGCACTTTTCCCATCATTTCTTAAAACATTTAAACCCACAGGTAAAGTTACTAAATTCTGTATCCGCTGTACTACCACCGTCATAGCACTGACAACAGCGGGATCAACTTGATTTTTAGTAAAAGGAGCATCAAAAAAATTTTCTACAATTAAGCCGTCTACCCCTCCACTGGCAAGGGCTGTAGCTTCTTGTTCAGCACGGTCAATTACCGCTTTCAGGCTACCTCCCCAACGGGCTGAGGTAGGTAAGGGTAGCAGATGAACTACGCCAATAATCGGTTTGCAAGTTTTGAATAGTTGATATAAGTCCACGTCTTTAATTTGAAGATGGCATTGTTCAGAGTTGAAAAATTAGTATTTAGCTATCAGTAATCAACAATCAGCTAAATGATACCAATAACAAAGATTCAAAATTTTGAATTGGCTATAAATTACGCCAATACAAAAAAGCCAACTATTGCTCAAGTCCTGTCATTCTCTGTATTTCATCTCCAGACTGAAAGCTGAAAGCTGATAGCTGAAGGCTGATAGCTGATTGCTATACTGATATGCTTTGGCGTGTTATTCAGGATTAAATAAATCTCCTCATGCTGAAGATGTAAATTGTCGTTAAACCTTTCATAAGATATGTTAAGATAAAATATGGCTACAAGAGGAGTTTGCCACTCACAAGACGCAAGGCCGCTTCCCGTTGTTTAGGTTTATAGCTGTCAGCACATTACAGCCCCAGCCTGAAAGTAGGGCAGCAATACTGCTTTATGGGCTTAGTCGCGTTAGCGATTTCCCGGAGGGTAGCGACTTCTCACCAACAGCCCTTTGGGCGGCTTCCCGATGGGTAAATTAACAACGCACACGCTGCGGTAATGTAAAATACCATTAAGCGAATCGTTAAAAAATATTAACAGTGTCTAAATTATCCCAAGACACTTATATTTACCCTGGGAAACAAAATAACAAAAACATCATAGCATAACCACTATCATGAACCATGAATAGGGTTATATCTCAATGGGAATTTGCTGATAGTGGCGAATAGTCACTGTAAAATCCTAGTTATGGTGCGGGAAAAAGCACCTAGTTAATGTTTGTAATGTTTGAAGAAAAGAGAAAAAAATTGAAGATTTTTTCAAAATATGGGTGACAAGCCAACAATTGCGATTTCACACCTGGGCTGCGAGAAAAACCGAATAGATACAGAACATATGTTAGGGCTGTTGGTAGAAGCAGGATATGGTGTAGATACAAACGAAGAGTTAGCAGATTATGTAATAGTAAATACCTGTAGTTTTATCGAAGCTGCCAGGGAAGAATCGGTAAGAACCTTAGTAGAACTGGCAGAAGCCAATAAAAAAGTAGTGATTACTGGTTGTATGGCGCAACACTTTCAAGAACAATTATTGGAAGAGTTGCCAGAAGCAGTAGCGGTAGTTGGAACAGGAGACTATCACAAAATAGTCAATGTGATTGAGCGAGTAGAACAGGGAGAGCGAGTAAAACAAATTAGCGCCGAACCCACCTACATAGCTGATGAAACCACACCACGCTACAGGACAACAACGGAAGGAGTAGCATACCTGAGAGTTGCCGAAGGCTGTGATTATCGTTGTGCATTTTGTATTATTCCTTATTTAAGAGGAAACCAGCGATCGCGTACAATTGAATCAATAGTAGCCGAAGCCGAGCAACTGGCAGCGCAAGGGGTAAAAGAAATCATTCTCATTTCCCAAATCACCACTAACTATGGATTAGATATTTACGGTAAACCAAAGTTAGCGGAACTCATTCGTGCCTTGGGGAAAGTAGATATACCTTGGGTGAGAATGCACTATGCTTATCCTACGGGACTAACCCCAGATGTAATTGCGGCAATTCAAGAAACATCTAATTTCCTACCTTATCTAGATTTGCCCTTGCAGCATTCTCATCCAGAGATACTTCGCGCCATGAATCGTCCTTGGCAGGGTAGAGTCAACGACGGAATTATTGAGCGCATCAAAGCCGCCTTACCATCAGCAGTAATGCGAACCACATTTATAGTTGGTTTCCCTGGAGAGACAGAGGAGCATTTTCAGCATTTACTAGAGTTTACAGAACGACACGAATTTGATCATGTTGGTGTGTTCACCTTTTCCCCAGAGGAAGGAACTCCCGCCTACGACTTACCCAATCAATTACCACAAGAATTGATGGTAGAACGTCGTGATCAAATCATGGCATTACAACAACCTATTTCTCTCCGTAAAAATCAGGAGGAAGTCGGGAAAATCGTTGATGTCCTGATTGAGCAAGAAAACCCCGGAAGTGGAGAGTTAATTGGCCGTTCCGGCAGATTTGCCCCAGAAGTTGATGGTCAGGTCTATGTTAAAGGCGAAGCCAGACTAGGAACAATCGTACCAGTCAAAATCACCAGTGCTGATGCTTATGACCTCTATGGTGAAGTGGTGACAGGTGACAGGTGACAGGTGACAGGTGACTGGGAAAAGATCAATAACCCAATTACCAATTACCCATTACCAATTACCCATTACCAAATTTACAAAATATACCAATTCTCTAAAATTCGGCGACTGATTAAAGTCCTCAAACCCAGATTCGGTCGGACTGCCATAATTACAAATTATGAATTACGTATCCCTAACCGGACCGAAGGAAATATTACGAATTGGTATTAAGTATTCGGCTTACAAGTCCAAAATTCACAATAAATAAAATCTAGGAGAATTAATGAATCTTACCTTTCAAGAACTAGGCATTTCCCAAGAGCGTGTTGAACAATTAGAAAGAATTGGCTTCACCTCACCTACCAACATTCAAATGCAAGCGATTCCCCAATTGTTAGAGGGACGTGATGTGGTGGGTCAATCCCAAACAGGAACAGGCAAAACAGCAGCTTTTTCTCTGCCAATGTTGGAAAAATTGGATGTGAGCAAAAGAGCAGTACAAGCCTTAGTTTTAACACCGACTCGTGAATTGGCGATGCAGGTTCATGATGCCATTTCCCAGTTTATGGGTGATGATGGTTTGCGTGTTTTGGCTATCTATGGTGGTCAGTCTATTGACCGACAAATGATGCAGCTAAAACGTGGTGTTCATGTAGTTGTTGGGACACCAGGACGGGTCATAGACTTGTTGGAACGTGGTAGTTTAAAACTCGACCAAGTGAAATGGTTTGTTTTAGATGAAGCTGATGAAATGTTGAGCATGGGTTTTATTGATGATGTGATCAAAATTTTGTCCCAAGCTCCCGAAGATCGGCAAACGGCTTTATTTTCGGCAACTATGCCCCCATCTATTCGCCAGTTGGTGAATAAGTTTTTAAACTCTCCGGTGACTGTCACCGTTGAGCAACCAAAAGCTGCACCTAATAAAATCAACCAAGTAGCTTACCTCATTCCTCGACACTGGACAAAGGCTAAAGCTTTGCAGCCTATTTTGGAAATGGAAGATCCAGACACAGCTTTAATCTTTGTCCGCACCAGACGCACAGCCGCAGAATTGACCAATCAATTGCAAGCTGCTGGTCACAGTGTAGATGAATATCATGGTGATTTATCCCAACAAGCGCGGGAAAGATTATTGACTCGTTTCCGTAATGGCCAAGTACGCTGGGTGGTGGCTACTGATATTGCGGCACGAGGTTTAGATGTGGATCTGCTTTCCCACGTGATTAACTTTGACTTGCCTGATAGTGTAGAAACCTACCTGCACCGGATTGGTAGAACTGGCCGCGCTGGTAAAGAAGGGACTGCGATTTCTTTGGTACAACCCTTTGAGCGTCGTAAACAACAGGCATTTGAACGCCATAACCGTCAAAGCTGGCAGGTGTTAACAATTCCTACGAGAGCGCAAATTGAAGCTAGACACATTCAAAAATTGAAAGATCAGGTGTCTGAAGCTTTAGCGGGTGAAAGGTTGGCTTCATTTTTGCCCATTATTAGCGAATTGACTGAAAAATATGATGCTCAGGCGATCGCAGCAGCAGCTTTACAACTGGCTTACGATCAAACCCGTCCTGCTTGGTTGCAAAATGGTGTAGATGTTCCTGATGAAGAACCTACTCCCAAACCCAAACTCAACAAACGTCGTGATGGCGATCGCTCAGAACGCAATTTTGGCGGTGACTACAACGAGCGTTCTGGAGGTAGTCGTGGCCGTTCCTGGTCTAAGTCTGACAGAAATGGCGATGAAGGAAGACCTACTCCCAAACCCAAACTACGGAAGGAACGCCAAGAACGCTATGACCGTCATGAGTCTCCTGTTTTACCAGGTAATCAAAAACAAATCTAGGTGATTGGTGATTGGTGATTGGTGATTGGTGATTGGTGATTGGTGACTGGGAAAATGCAAATAATTTCCCCCACCTCCCCACCTCCCCATCTCCCCATCTCCCCATCACAGTTAACAATTGTCAATTTTTCCAGGGTTGAGTGATTTGAGCTATTTCGTCAAACTCATCCTTGGTCATTTCCCAACCTAAAGCGCCGATGTTCTGTTTTACTTGTTCGGCGTTTTTGACTCCCGCAATGGGTATCACGTTCCCCTGGGCAATTAACCAGTTAAGGGCTACTTGGGCAGGGGTACGATCATATTTATTACCGATTTTTTCCAGTAAAGATAATACTGGGGCAATTTTATTTAAACCATCTTGACTAAATCGCGGATCTATGCTTCTCGCTCCTGTGGGTTTATAAGAGGTGGTATATTTGCCTGTTAATAATCCCTGAGCTAAGGGACTATAAGCTAATATTGTTACATCTAATTCACGGGCTGTCTGTAAAATCCCGTTGCTTTCAATTTGCCTTGTTAACAAAGAATAACGCACCTGGTTCACTGCTAAAGGTATTCCTCTTGCGGACAATATTTTGTGTACATTTCTCATTTCTGAGGCAGAATAATTACTGACACCTATTGCCCCGATTCTTCCTTTCTGTACCTCATCTGCTAAGGTGTTCATTAAAGTTTCTTGAGAAAGAAAGAATGTAAATGGCCAGTGAACTTGGTATAATTCAATTCTTTCTAATTGCAGACGTTTTAAACTTTCTGTTAACGCTTCAGATACAGATTTTCCATCCCAACGCCAAGGTAAAGGACCGAATTTAGTAGCAATTTGTACTTTTTCGGACGTTTGTTTGATGAACTTGCCTAAAAACTGTTCGGAAAGTCCTAAACCGTAAACTTCCGCAGTATCAAAGAAAGTGACACCTGCATCTACAGCAGTGGTGAAAGCTGCTTGCAGTTGTTCTTCTCCGTAATTATCCCCATAATTCCAAAATAGTTTGTCACCCCATGCCCAAGTTCCTAAACATAACGGGGGAACGGTTAAGCCGGTTTTACCTAATGCGATCGCTTCCATTTTGCTAAAATAGATTATATTTACATTTCTTTACAGTTTTAGTTTAACGTTTTCTTTTAACCTGGGAAGTGAAGCGGTGACGCATAGGTCATAAGAGAATGAACCGCAAAGGACGCAAAGGACGCGAAGTTAAGAGGGTTTAAGAGATATTTTGGGTAAGTCCTGAAAAATTTGCTCGTTTGCATCATTTATGCTGTCTGACGCACCCTACAATATAGATGATTAAATTCTGTGAACAATAGAAGCAAGTAGTTATGGCAGGTGATATGTTCGATACTCCCCAAGACTCCCTAACCGTACCCAAGGTCAACATACCGACTATGTTTAGGCTAGGGTTTTTTCAGATGGGGTTGAGTATGATGTCTATTTTGACTCTGGGGGTACTCAACCGAGTCATGATTCAAGAAATCGCCATTCCGGCGACAATAGTGGCTATAGTGTTAGCTATACCTGCTTTTGTATCTCCAACGCGGATTTTATTTGGACAGATATCTGATGCTAAACCGTTGTTAGGTTATCATCGTACAGCTTATGTGTGGATCGGCGCAGCAATATTTGCGATCGCCGCTTTTTTAGCAGTACAAGTAATTTGGCAGTTAAATGCTATCAGTGGTGATAGTTGGGTGTGGACAACTCAAGCGATCGCTTGGACAGGAGTTTTAGGTTTAGTTTTTGCGATTTATGGTTTAGCAATTTGTGTTAGTGGTACTGCATTTGCCGCATTATTAGTAGATATTTCCCAAGAAGATAACCGTTCCCAAGTCGTTGGTATTGTCTGGTCAATGCTAATGGTAGGTATTATTGTGGGAGCAATTGTTAGTTCTAGTTTATTAAAACAATTGGATGGAAATGCACCTTTAGAAACTTTACAATCTGCCATTAATAGATTATTTCTAATTGTTCCCAGTGTAGTATTTCTTTTCTCTATCATTGCTACTGTAGGTGTAGAAAAAAAATATTCTCGTTTTTATCAACGTTCCACACCAGGAAACCGGGAAGATAGCATTAGTTTAGGTGCAGCTTGGTCAATATTAACAGCTAGTCCGCAAACAGGTTTGTTTTTTACCTTTTTATTGGTAATGACAATTAGTTTATTCATGCAAGATCCAATTTTAGAACCTTATGCGGGTGAAGTGTTTAAAATGCCTTTGGCTGAAAGTACCAAACTTAATGTTTTTTATGGTACGGGAATTTTAATAGCTTATGGTGTAACTGGCTTTTTCATTGTCCCACGTATAGGTAAACGCAAAACAATTAAACTAGGCTGTATTTTAGTAGCTTTTTCCGCCTTATTATTAGGATTTTCCGGGTTTTCTGGTAATGCCAACTTTTTAAAATTTGGTTTAGTAATATTTGGTTTATCTACTGGTTTTGTCACCACTGGCGCAGTCAGTTTAATGTTAGATTTAACAGTAGCAGAAGCCGCAGGTACTTTTATCGGTGCATGGGGATTAGCACAATCTATATCCAGAGGAATCGCTGTAGTCATTGGTGGTACTGTTTTAGATATTGGTCGCAATTTGTTCACCAATAATTTACCATTAGCTTATGGTATGGTTTTTTGTTTGGAAGCTGTGGGAATGATTATTTCTCTATGGTTTTTAAACCGGGTGAATGTGACAGAATTTCAAACCAATACTAAACAAGCTTTAGCTTCTGTTTTAGAAAGTGATTTAGATTAGATTAGGTGACAGGTGACTGGTGACTGGGAGGATGAATAAACCAATGACTAATGACTAACGACTAATAACTAATAACTAATAAAAAATGAATGATTTTTGGAACACAATTTTAGATTTTTCCCAAACTACTACAACGAGAGTGGGAAAACAATTAATGCAGGATTTTGGTAAAGTTCAAGCATCTCAAAAAGCTGATGGAACTTTAGTTACTCAAGCTGATAAATGGGCGGATCAAGAAATTAGAGATGCGATCGCTTCCACTTTCTCAGGTTACGGAATTTTGAGTGAAGAAAGTGATAAAACTTTTCCTGATACAGAATGGTGTTGGGTAATTGATCCTTTAGATGGAACAACAAATTTCACTAGAGGTATTCCTATTTGGGCAATTTCTCTAGGTTTACTTTATCGCGGAACACCGATTTTTGGCTATGTTCATGTACCACCATTAAATCAAACCTTTCATGGTTTTTGGGCTGGTTCATCAGGCTTACAAACGCCAACAGGAGCATTTTTAAATAACCATCCTATCCACACCAGTAAGGATGATCCAAGTGGTAATCACTTTTTTAATCTTTGTTCTCGTAGTACGGGAATTATTCAACCGGGTTTTCCCTGTAAACTGCGGATGTTAGGAGTTGCTAGTTATAATTTTTTAACTGTTGCGACTGGTGCAGTTTTAGGAGGTGTGGAAGCGACTCCTAAAGTTTGGGATATTGCAGGTGCTTGGGTAATTTTACAAGCTGCTGGTGGTTGTTGGATATCTTTAAAAAATCCACCTTTTCCATTAATAACAGGTGTTGATTATAGTCATATCTCTTTTCCCACAATGGTTGTTAGTGATTCCAAAATTGAATCTGTGTTTACTCCTTTTCTCAAAGGTGTTAAATTGTAAGTCAGGAGTCAGGATTCAGAATATTGGATAAATCAGTAGATTATCAATACCTGATTTTTAGTCTAAACTCCAGTTAAAAAGCTTATTGCTGAGGGAGCATCCCAAATGTGTAAGTTGATTTTTTTTGTCTGATATCAAGACATGAAATGAACTAACCACGAAGAAGCGAAGGACACGAAGGTAAGAAGAAAGAAGAGAGTTTTCAGGTACTTTTATTCTGCATTGTTGCTTTCATTAGGATGCTCCCATTGCTGATAGCTGAATGCTTAGGAAATAATGAACCGCAGAGGACGCAGAGAAATGAAAATTTGAAATAAAAAAGGTGGGTGCTATGGCTAAAATGAAGATTTTGCGAGAAGATCAATCTTATACTTTTCGGTCTTATTTTGAGTTACCTTATGAAGCAGATGATATTTTAGCTGAATTTAATTACTCTCTAATTAAAGCGCACCTATCTTTACCGCAAACCAATCAGGAACTTCAAGAATTACCCGCACTCAAACAAAGAATAGAGGATATTTTACCTTTTGTTAGTTTGAGTAATGAAACTGCAAGAAGGGAAACTTTAGTATCTCCAATTTTGTTGGAGGTAATTCGCTATTGTCACTGTCAAATGCGAATTGAATACCCTCTTGCTATTAATAATCAACTCCAGGGTAATCTTGATTATCTTTTACAGTTAAATAATAATTTTTTGGTTATCGAAGCTAAAAATGATGATTTGACTAGAGGTTTTACTCAATTAGCTGTAGAATTAATTGCAATATCTCAAATTCAGGAAAATACTATTTTATATGGTGCTGTGACTATTGGTAATGTTTGGCAATTTGGTAAACTTGATAGTAGTCAACAACAAATAACCCAAGATATTAATTTGTTTAAAATTCCTGGAGATGTAGATATTTTAGTTAGTTCAATTATCGGTATTTTACAAGGAGTAAATAACTAATCACCAATTACCAATTACCAATTACCAATTACCAATTACCAATTACCCATTACCCATTACCAAATTATGAAAGCACTCTGGTTAGAAAACAAAGAATTACAATTAAAAACCGATCTCCCCATCCCCGAACCCCCAGAGGGAGAAGCTTTAGTAAAGGTTTTACGTGCAGGTATTTGTAATACTGATTTAGAATTAATTAGGGGTTATTATCCCTACAAAGGTATTTTAGGTCATGAGTTTGTAGGAGTTGTTGAACAAGGTTCAGAACATTTAATTAATAAAAGAGTTGTGGGAGAAATAAACGCTGCTTGTGGTTATTGTCGGTTTTGTTTGCAAGGAGTACCTATCCATTGTGAAAATCGCACGGTTTTAGGTATTGTGAATAGAAATGGTGCGTTTGCTGAATATTTGTGTTTACCTGAAAAAAATCTGCATCTTGTCCCTAATAATGTTTCTACAGATGCGGCAACTTTCACTGAACCTATTGCAGCAGCTTTAGAAATTCAAGAACAAGTAAAAATCACTCCCAATGAAAAAGTTTTAGTTGTAGGAGATGGAAAATTAGGACAATTAATAGCGCAAACTTTAGCGTTAACTGGTTGTGATTTATTAGTAGTAGGAAGACACAAAGATAAGTTACAAAATTTGGAAAATCGAGGAATCAAAACTGGTTTAGCTGATGATATTAAAGATAGAAGTTTTGATATTTCTGTAGATTGTACAGGAAATCCAGACGGTTTTGCTACTGCACTTCGCGCTTTACGTCCTAGAGGTACGTTAGTTTTAAAAAGTACCTACGCTGGTAATTTAAGTGTGGATATGTCTTCATTAGTGGTAGATGAAATCACCCTGATAGGTTCTCGTTGTGGTCCCTTTTCTCCTGCTTTGGAATTATTAGCAAAAAATCAGATAGATGTTACACCTTTAATTCAATATCATTATCCCTTGAGTGAAGGTTTAGCTGCTTTTGCAAAAGCACAAACTAAAGGAGTTTTAAAGGTGTTATTAGAGATGAATTAGTTGATAATTGATAATTGACAATTGATAATTGAGAATTATTTTATTCTAGTTTTAAATCGTCAATTATCCAATGTTAATTTTCCATTGTTGAAGGAAAATTTCACATTGATTCTGCACCTTTGGTAACTAAACGTTTAAATAAAGCAGCAGACCAACGAGTTTCTTTTAACCTTCTTTCCGCATAATTATCACCCCAATTATCATTTTAATTAGGGCTTGCTGAATAAACCCAAAACCTATACAAATCAAAGTTTTGAGGCTGATTAACAGGAAATTAGGTGCTTTCGATATAGCGTCTTGTGCCTCAAAAACCTTGCACTTTTATTGAGTTCGAGAGATGGAAAAGAAATTTTCAAATCTCCTCCTGACTCCTGACTCCTGACTCCTGACTCCTGACTCCTAACCCCTAACGGAAAGACTTTTTCAGCAAACCCTAATTAGCCTTTACTGTCTGGTTGTAATTTATCTGGTTGCAATTTAACCGACAAAGTTGAGGAAGTCGTAAAAATGGCAAAAATTGTGACAAATATTTTTAGTGTATCTGAGGAAAATACAGCACTTTCCATCTACATGAGGTACACTATGGGCGGGCAAGATGCCCACCCCACAAGAGTTTTATCATTAATATCTGTACCTCATAATAACGGAAACTGGTGTAAACTGCTGATTATTTAATTGATTATTTAATATTTTTCACAATCAAAATTTTTATGGGGTTGATGATCTTTACAACCTATTGCTTCTTCTGTATTCGCAATATAAGGATTTACAGTACATTTAAGACGATAATTATTAGTAAAAAATTGGCAGTTATGACAGGGTATTTGGTGCATTGTTTTGGCTGTTTTTACAGTTTCTTTTGTCGCTGTCCATAAATTCAACAACATCATAATTATGGTAGTCCAAGCGACGACGAAACAAATGGGAATTAAAAATGGTTGTATTCCATGAATGAGAAAAGATACAAAATTTAACATGGCAA contains:
- a CDS encoding BCD family MFS transporter; amino-acid sequence: MAGDMFDTPQDSLTVPKVNIPTMFRLGFFQMGLSMMSILTLGVLNRVMIQEIAIPATIVAIVLAIPAFVSPTRILFGQISDAKPLLGYHRTAYVWIGAAIFAIAAFLAVQVIWQLNAISGDSWVWTTQAIAWTGVLGLVFAIYGLAICVSGTAFAALLVDISQEDNRSQVVGIVWSMLMVGIIVGAIVSSSLLKQLDGNAPLETLQSAINRLFLIVPSVVFLFSIIATVGVEKKYSRFYQRSTPGNREDSISLGAAWSILTASPQTGLFFTFLLVMTISLFMQDPILEPYAGEVFKMPLAESTKLNVFYGTGILIAYGVTGFFIVPRIGKRKTIKLGCILVAFSALLLGFSGFSGNANFLKFGLVIFGLSTGFVTTGAVSLMLDLTVAEAAGTFIGAWGLAQSISRGIAVVIGGTVLDIGRNLFTNNLPLAYGMVFCLEAVGMIISLWFLNRVNVTEFQTNTKQALASVLESDLD
- a CDS encoding inositol monophosphatase family protein, which codes for MNDFWNTILDFSQTTTTRVGKQLMQDFGKVQASQKADGTLVTQADKWADQEIRDAIASTFSGYGILSEESDKTFPDTEWCWVIDPLDGTTNFTRGIPIWAISLGLLYRGTPIFGYVHVPPLNQTFHGFWAGSSGLQTPTGAFLNNHPIHTSKDDPSGNHFFNLCSRSTGIIQPGFPCKLRMLGVASYNFLTVATGAVLGGVEATPKVWDIAGAWVILQAAGGCWISLKNPPFPLITGVDYSHISFPTMVVSDSKIESVFTPFLKGVKL
- a CDS encoding MDR/zinc-dependent alcohol dehydrogenase-like family protein, producing the protein MKALWLENKELQLKTDLPIPEPPEGEALVKVLRAGICNTDLELIRGYYPYKGILGHEFVGVVEQGSEHLINKRVVGEINAACGYCRFCLQGVPIHCENRTVLGIVNRNGAFAEYLCLPEKNLHLVPNNVSTDAATFTEPIAAALEIQEQVKITPNEKVLVVGDGKLGQLIAQTLALTGCDLLVVGRHKDKLQNLENRGIKTGLADDIKDRSFDISVDCTGNPDGFATALRALRPRGTLVLKSTYAGNLSVDMSSLVVDEITLIGSRCGPFSPALELLAKNQIDVTPLIQYHYPLSEGLAAFAKAQTKGVLKVLLEMN